From one Brassica napus cultivar Da-Ae chromosome C1 unlocalized genomic scaffold, Da-Ae chrC01_Random_9, whole genome shotgun sequence genomic stretch:
- the LOC125594619 gene encoding cold shock protein 2-like: MKNSGARPVGTAPLPEAHDVERKDPKETYYAQDNRKPYGQGRGGYRGRRRDNHNGRGSYSTGRSGNHNNRGRGSNYGRGRGSYGRGRGGISKPSYTSKSLCHRCGMDNHWAKNCRTPKHLCELYQESIKNKNPEAI, translated from the coding sequence AATAGTGGAGCAAGGCCGGTCGGGACAGCACCATTACCCGAAGCCCATGATGTGGAAAGGAAAGATCCCAAAGAAACCTACTACGCCCAAGACAACAGGAAACCATACGGTCAAGGCCGTGGTGGGTACAGGGGTCGTAGGCGTGACAATCATAACGGTAGAGGTAGCTACTCAACCGGCCGAAgtggaaaccacaataaccgtggtcgtggttccaattacggtCGGGGTCGAGGGAGTTATGGCCGTGGacgaggtggcatatccaaaccatcttacacgtccaaGTCCTTATGTCACAGATGCGGGATGGACAatcattgggccaagaactgtAGAACTCCAAAGCACTTGTGCgaactctatcaagagagtatcaagaacaagaacccggaggcaatATGA